TCATATGATTGAACTTTATAAACGAGGTGATAAGTAATGAATAAATTGATTGAATTCATTGAGAAAGGGAAGCCTTTCTTTGAAAAGATTTCGAGAAACCCTTATTTAAGGGCTATCCGTGATGGTTTTATCGCAGCCATGCCAGTTATTTTGTTCTCAAGTATCTTCCTATTGGTAGCTTTCGTGCCTAATATCTTTGGATTTACTTGGTCTGATGAAGCGGTTGCGGCCATCATGAAACCTTACGGTTACACAATGGGGATTGTGGCTATCCTAGTTGCAGGAACGACAGCAAAATCTTTGACAGATGCTTTTAACCGTCAATTGCCAAAAACCAATCAAATCAACTTCATTTCAACCATGATTGCCTCAATTTCAGGTTTCCTATTACTGGCTTCTGACGGTATTGAAGGTGGGTTTGCCAATGGTTACATGGGAACTAAGGGTCTTTTGACAGCCTTTCTAGCCGCCTTCATTACAGTTAATATCTATAAGGTCTGCGTGAAAAACAATGTCACCATTCGTATGCCAGATGAAGTTCCACCGAACGTATCCCAGGCATTTAAAGATGTGATTCCATATGCATTGTCTATCTTTGTCTTGTATGGAATCGATCTTGCGACACGTCAACTGGTTGGAACAAACGTTGCTGAGGCTATTCTGAAATTATTTGAGCCACTATTTACAGCAGCAGACGGTTATGTGGGTATTACCATTATCTTTGGTGCCTATGCCTTGTTCTGGTTTGTCGGGATTCATGGTCCATCAATTGTTGAGCCAGCAATTGCAGCTATTACTTATGCTAATATTGAAACCAACTTCCAGCTTTTGCAGGCGGGTCAACACGCGGATAAAATCCTGACTTCAGGTACTCAAATGTTTATCGTGACAATGGGTGGTACAGGTGCTACCTTGGTTGTGCCATTCATGTTTATGTGGTTGACTAAGTCTAAACGAAACAAAGCAATTGGACGTGCTTCAGTTGTTCCAACCTTCTTTGGTGTAAACGAACCAATCTTGTTTGGTGCACCACTCGTACTCAACCCTGTATTCTTTGTTCCATTTATTTTAGCTCCAATTGCTAACGTATGGATTTTCAAATTCTTTGTTGATACGCTAAAAATGAACAGTTTCAGCGTCAACTTACCATGGACAACTCCAGGACCATTGGGCATTGTAATGGGAACAAACTTTGCTCCACTCGCCTTTGCACTAGCTGTCTTGTTGGTCGTTGTCGATGTACTTATCTATTATCCATTCTTGAAAGTTTATGATGAGCAAATTCTTGCTGAGGAACAATCAGGTAAAGTTGAAAATAGCTTGAAAGAGAAAGTGGCAGCTAACTTCAATACTGCCAAGGCGGATGCTATTCTTGAAAAAGCTGCAGTCGATACCGAAATTTCTGAACAAACAAACGTTCTGGTACTTTGTGCAGGAGGCGGTACAAGTGGATTGCTTGCTAACGCGTTAACTAAAGCCGCAAAAGAATACGGTGTTCCAGTCACAGCAACAGCAGGAAGCTATGGTGCTCACCGTGAGATTTTACCAGAATATCAATTGGTTATCCTTGCACCTCAGGTGGCATCAAACTACGAGGACATTAAACAAGAAACCGATGCATTGGGCATTAAACTCGCCAAAACTGAAGGTGCTCAATACATTAAACTCACACGTGATGGTCAAGGTGCTCTTGACTTTGTCAAACAACAGTTCTAGAACCTGTATTCACAGTTCAGCACTTCCATCTAAGGCTAGTTTTTCAGCTACTCATCGTTAGTTTTTTTCAAAATACAGTCAGTATTCCCTCAAAAACTGCCTTGATTAGCGAAAAACTATCTCTTATATACAAGTACTTCACTTGTGAATACAGGTTCTTAATCAAAAGGGGGAGGGAGTTATAAATCTCCAACTCCTACCCCTTTTATCGTCATTTGGTTTATCTTTTATTACTTCGTTAACTCGCTTTGCCGTACTCTAGTACAGCCTGCATCTCGTTGCCTAGTACTAAAAGCAAACCAAAAGACTTTAGTTTTATATAGAAGAAGGTAGGCATATGGTTAAAACATTACCGAAAGATTTTATATTTGGTGGAGCAACTGCTGCATATCAAGCAGAGGGTGCCACAAAGACAGATGGAAAAGGTCGTGTTGCATGGGATAAGTATCTAGAAGATAATTACTGGTACACTGCGGAACCAGCTTCTGATTTTTATAATCGTTATCCAGTTGATTTAGAACTAAGTGAACAATTTGGGGTAAACGGCATTCGTATTTCAATTGCGTGGTCTCGTATCTTCCCAACAGGCTTTGGAGAAGTGAATCCAAAGGGAGTAGAGTTTTACCATAAATTATTTGCGGAATGCCATAAACGTCACGTAGAACCATTTGTAACGCTTCACCATTTTGATACACCAGAAACACTACATTCTAATGGTGACTTTCTAAATCGAGATAACATTGAACACTTTGTCAATTATGCAGCGTTTTGTTTCAAAGAATTCCCTGAAGTTAATTACTGGACTACCTTTAATGAAATCGGCCCAATTGGTGACGGTCAGTATCTTGTTGGGAAATTCCCACCAGGTATTCAGTATGATCTTTCTAAAGTATTCCAATCTCATCACAATATGATGGTTTCACATGCCAAGGCAGTTAAGCTCTATAAGGATGCTGGTTATAGTGGAGAAATTGGTGTTGTACATGCATTGCCAACGAAATATCCTTATGATCCAACCAATCCAGACGATGTCCGTGCAGCGGAGCTTGAAGATATTATTCACAATAAATTTATCCTAGATGCAACATACTTGGGTTACTATTCAGAAAAGACTCTTGAAGGTGTTCGCCATATTCTGAAAGTAAATGGTGGGGAATTAGACCTTCGTGATGAAGACTTTGCAGCCTTAGATGCTGCAAAAGATTTGAACGACTTCTTGGGCATCAATTACTATATGAGTGATTGGATGAGAGCTCATGATGGAGAAACGGAAATTATCCATAATGGTAAAGGTGAAAAGGGAAGTTCTAAGTATCAAATCAAAGGAGTTGGTCGTAGAGAGTCCCCAGTTGATATTCCAAAAACGGACTGGGATTGGATTATCTATCCACAAGGTCTTTATGATCAAATTATGCGTGTGAAAAATGACTATCCAAACTATAAGAAAATCTACATCACTGAAAATGGTCTAGGTTATAAAGATGAATTTGTAGATGGTACAGTCTATGACGATGGTCGAATTGATTATGTGAAAAAGCATTTAGAAGTGATTTCAGATGCTATCTCAGATGGTGCCAACGTTAAAGGTTATTTCATCTGGTCCTTGATGGATGTATTTTCTTGGTCAAATGGATACGAGAAACGATATGGATTGTTCTATGTTGACTTTGAGAC
This region of Streptococcus suis genomic DNA includes:
- a CDS encoding lactose-specific PTS transporter subunit EIIC yields the protein MNKLIEFIEKGKPFFEKISRNPYLRAIRDGFIAAMPVILFSSIFLLVAFVPNIFGFTWSDEAVAAIMKPYGYTMGIVAILVAGTTAKSLTDAFNRQLPKTNQINFISTMIASISGFLLLASDGIEGGFANGYMGTKGLLTAFLAAFITVNIYKVCVKNNVTIRMPDEVPPNVSQAFKDVIPYALSIFVLYGIDLATRQLVGTNVAEAILKLFEPLFTAADGYVGITIIFGAYALFWFVGIHGPSIVEPAIAAITYANIETNFQLLQAGQHADKILTSGTQMFIVTMGGTGATLVVPFMFMWLTKSKRNKAIGRASVVPTFFGVNEPILFGAPLVLNPVFFVPFILAPIANVWIFKFFVDTLKMNSFSVNLPWTTPGPLGIVMGTNFAPLAFALAVLLVVVDVLIYYPFLKVYDEQILAEEQSGKVENSLKEKVAANFNTAKADAILEKAAVDTEISEQTNVLVLCAGGGTSGLLANALTKAAKEYGVPVTATAGSYGAHREILPEYQLVILAPQVASNYEDIKQETDALGIKLAKTEGAQYIKLTRDGQGALDFVKQQF
- the lacG gene encoding 6-phospho-beta-galactosidase, yielding MVKTLPKDFIFGGATAAYQAEGATKTDGKGRVAWDKYLEDNYWYTAEPASDFYNRYPVDLELSEQFGVNGIRISIAWSRIFPTGFGEVNPKGVEFYHKLFAECHKRHVEPFVTLHHFDTPETLHSNGDFLNRDNIEHFVNYAAFCFKEFPEVNYWTTFNEIGPIGDGQYLVGKFPPGIQYDLSKVFQSHHNMMVSHAKAVKLYKDAGYSGEIGVVHALPTKYPYDPTNPDDVRAAELEDIIHNKFILDATYLGYYSEKTLEGVRHILKVNGGELDLRDEDFAALDAAKDLNDFLGINYYMSDWMRAHDGETEIIHNGKGEKGSSKYQIKGVGRRESPVDIPKTDWDWIIYPQGLYDQIMRVKNDYPNYKKIYITENGLGYKDEFVDGTVYDDGRIDYVKKHLEVISDAISDGANVKGYFIWSLMDVFSWSNGYEKRYGLFYVDFETQERYPKKSAYWYKKVAETQVIE